The proteins below come from a single Tachysurus fulvidraco isolate hzauxx_2018 chromosome 13, HZAU_PFXX_2.0, whole genome shotgun sequence genomic window:
- the LOC113652564 gene encoding extracellular calcium-sensing receptor-like, whose translation MSFLHTWLLFTQVRATDPPCSIYGLPNPPTLSKDGHMLIGGMFSFYDKWEQPTQTFTSGPKKAECISFDLREFQSAQTMVFAIEEINNRSDILPGINLGYKIYDVCGSIEMTTRAALSLVNGHGENTTSVHCSKPDTVQAIIGQSSSTPTIAISTTVGPMNIPVVSHFASCACLSDKKTHPSFFRTIPSDYYQSRALAKLVKHFGWTWVGALCSDNDYGNNGISAFISAAKEEGICIEYSKAFFKTDSRDKILNVVEMIKASTSKVIVAFVSYSDFGFLLREMVLQNMTGFQWIGSESWISDLNASKAEWQHILKGSVGFAIPNTKINGLGSFLSKLNPMSDVAIYKELWETIFDCKFPTEDNTELKRLCKGNESLSHVQNIYTDVSDLRVANNVYKAVYAVAYALHSYGCSEMDSGPEGANVCTTLVDNQQQWKIVNELKKIRFTTTTGEDVFFDKNGDPAARYDVLNWQQGNDGKTVFVKVGFYDASLQTHLQLSLNNKSIVWAHNKAEVPVSVCSPSCPPGTRKAVQKGKPICCFDCIPCAEGEISNTTDSISCIKCPPELWSNEKKDNCVLKLVEFLSFEEIMGIILVSFSLLGALFTICVAVTFFKHKDTPIVRANNSELSFLLLFSLTLCFLCSVTFIGQPSEWSCMLRHTAFGITFVLCISCVLGKTVVVLMAFRATLPGSNVMKWFGPLQQRLSVLTFTLVQVIICVLWLTISPPFPYKNMNYYKEKIILECHVGSVIGFWAVLGYIGLLALLCFILAFLARKLPDNFNEAKFITFSILIFCAVWFTFIPAYVSSPGKFTVAVEIFAILASSSGLLFCIFVPKCYIIILKPEKNTKKQMMAKASVKEF comes from the exons ATGAGTTTCTTGCACACATGGCTTCTGTTCACTCAGGTGAGAGCAACTGATCCTCCATGCAGCATCTACGGACTGCCCAATCCTCCTACACTCAGTAAAGATGGGCATATGTTGATTGGTGGGATGTTTTCCTTCTACGACAAATGGGAGCAGccaacacaaacattcacatcaGGGCCCAAGAAAGCAGAATGCATAAG TTTTGACCTTAGAGAATTTCAAAGTGCACAAACAATGGTATTCGCAATTGAAGAAATCAACAACAGAAGTGATATTCTTCCTGGCATCAATTTAGGTTATAAAATCTATGATGTATGTGGATCAATTGAAATGACCACAAGAGCTGCCTTGTCACTAGTCAATGGTCATggagaaaatacaacttcagtgCACTGTTCCAAACCTGACACTGTTCAAGCAATTATAGGACAATCATCATCTACCCCGACTATTGCCATCTCTACTACAGTGGGACCTATGAATATTCCTGTG gTTAGTCATTTTGCATCATGTGCATGCCTAAgtgacaaaaaaacacacccatCTTTCTTCAGAACGATTCCAAGTGATTACTATCAAAGCAGAGCTTTGGCAAAGCTCGTCAAACATTTTGGATGGACCTGGGTGGGGGCCTTGTGCAGTGATAATGACTATGGGAATAATGGCATAAGTGCATTTATCAGTGCTGCCAAAGAAGAGGGAATCTGTATTGAGTATTCCAAAGCATTTTTTAAGACAGATTCCAGAGACAAAATTCTCAATGTAGTCGAAATGATCAAGGCTTCAACCTCCAAAGTGATTGTAGCTTTTGTTTCATACTCTGACTTTGGTTTTCTTCTGAGGGAAATGGTCTTGCAGAACATGACTGGGTTTCAGTGGATTGGAAGTGAGTCCTGGATCTCCGATTTAAATGCTTCCAAAGCTGAATGGCAACATATCCTGAAAGGTTCTGTGGGTTTTGCTATCCCAAACACGAAAATCAATGGCCTAGGGTCTTTTCTGAGTAAGCTTAATCCAATGTCTGATGTAGCTATTTACAAAGAGTTGTGGGAGACTATATTTGATTGTAAGTTTCCCACAGAAGACAATACTGAGCTTAAACGATTGTGCAAGGGCAATGAAAGCCTCAGTCATGTTCAAAACATTTATACAGATGTATCAGACTTGCGAGTTGCAAATAATGTTTACAAGGCTGTGTATGCTGTGGCTTATGCCCTACATAGTTATGGATGTTCAGAGATGGACAGTGGACCAGAAGGTGCTAATGTGTGTACAACCCTAGTAGATAACCAGCAACAATGGAAG ATAGTAAATGAGTTGAAGAAAATCCGTTTCACGACTACAACAGGAGAGGATGTATTCTTTGATAAAAATGGAGACCCAGCAGCACGTTATGATGTGCTGAACTGGCAGCAAGGTAACGATGGTAAAACAGTATTTGTTAAAGTTGGCTTCTATGATGCCTCTCTGCAAACACACCTTCAGCTGTCACTTAACAACAAAAGTATAGTCTGGGCCCACAACAAAGCAGAG GTGCCAGTCTCTGTGTGTAGTCCAAGTTGCCCCCCAGGTACCAGGAAGGCTGTACAAAAAGGAAAGCCAATCTGCTGTTTTGACTGTATACCATGTGCAGAGGGAGAAATCAGCAATACTACAG ATTCTATATCTTGCATCAAGTGCCCTCCTGAACTGTGGTCTAATGAAAAGAAGGATAACTGTGTCTTAAAGCTTGTGGAATTCCTGTCATTTGAGGAAATAATGGGAATCATTCTTGTATCATTTTCTTTGTTAGGAGCTTTGTTCACTATCTGCGTTGCTGTAACTTTCTTTAAACACAAGGACACACCAATTGTTAGAGCAAATAATTCTGAACTGAGTTTcttgcttctcttttctcttactCTGTGTTTCCTCTGTTCAGTCACATTCATTGGTCAGCCCTCTGAGTGGTCCTGTATGCTGCGTCACACAGCATTTGGGATCACCTTTGTCCTCTGTATCTCCTGTGTTCTGGGGAAAACTGTAGTGGTGTTAATGGCCTTCAGGGCTACACTTCCAGGCAGTAATGTCATGAAATGGTTTGGGCCTCTACAGCAGAGACTCAGTGTACTTACCTTCACTCTTGTACAGGTTATTATTTGTGTACTTTGGTTAACAATATCTCCTCCTTTTCCCTACAAAAATATGAACTACTACAAGGAAAAGATTATATTAGAATGTCATGTAGGCTCAGTTATAGGTTTCTGGGCTGTTCTGGGTTATATAGGACTTTTGGctcttttgtgttttatcttGGCTTTTCTGGCCCGGAAGTTGCCTGACAATTTCAATGAAGCCAAATTCATCACATTCAGCATACTTATATTCTGTGCAGTTTGGTTCACTTTTATTCCTGCTTATGTCAGCTCTCCTGGAAAATTCACTGTAGCTGTAGAGATATTTGCTATTTTAGCATCAAGCTCTGGTTTACTCTTCTGCATATTTGTTCCAAAGTGTTATATAATCATACTGAAACCAGAAAAGAATACAAAGAAGCAAATGATGGCTAAAGCATCTGTTAAAGAATTTTAG